The following proteins are co-located in the Mesorhizobium sp. M1E.F.Ca.ET.045.02.1.1 genome:
- a CDS encoding FAD-binding oxidoreductase: MIGAGISGASTALDLARREVDVLIVDRFGPAAMASGWTLAGVRQSGRHPAELPLARSAVEIWASMDQELEADTFYRRTGNLRCARSEAEVNTILDLVKQQQAAGLDIVLLSGREVQKLAPAVSDKVIVASYCASDGQADPVATTNAIVEAAKRAGAKTLFGERVLSLDRDASGAVIGVTTDKRRLAAGKVVLCAGIYGNELINPLDLNVPMEVQMVTMMNSAPTERIIEQVIGTANATGSGRQEPDGKFRCGGGHEAWNGDIVVEDGMPRVRPSVRNLLWAMENFCDLVPAFRQARIERFWAGLIDQTPDALPVLDEPGGTPNLVIAFGFSGHGFCLGPVTGRILAALASGEEPGYDLSPFRLSRFNSWAGEAAPLSLHG, from the coding sequence GTGATCGGCGCGGGCATAAGTGGAGCCTCAACGGCGCTGGACCTCGCACGGCGAGAGGTGGATGTCCTGATCGTTGATCGCTTCGGTCCCGCGGCCATGGCCTCGGGCTGGACGCTCGCCGGGGTTCGTCAGTCGGGCCGTCATCCGGCGGAACTGCCTTTGGCCCGCAGCGCCGTCGAAATCTGGGCTTCGATGGACCAGGAGCTCGAAGCCGACACGTTCTATCGCCGTACCGGGAACCTGCGCTGCGCACGAAGCGAGGCGGAGGTAAACACCATCCTTGATCTGGTGAAGCAGCAGCAGGCAGCCGGCCTCGACATCGTCCTCCTGAGCGGGCGTGAGGTACAGAAGCTGGCCCCCGCCGTCAGCGATAAGGTTATCGTCGCCTCCTACTGCGCGAGCGACGGACAGGCCGACCCCGTGGCGACGACGAACGCCATCGTCGAGGCCGCCAAGAGAGCCGGCGCTAAGACGCTGTTTGGCGAGCGTGTGCTGAGCCTCGATCGCGATGCCTCGGGCGCGGTCATCGGCGTCACCACCGACAAGCGTAGGCTGGCGGCGGGCAAGGTCGTGCTGTGCGCCGGAATCTACGGCAACGAACTCATCAATCCGCTCGACCTCAATGTCCCGATGGAAGTGCAGATGGTGACGATGATGAACTCGGCGCCCACCGAACGCATCATCGAGCAGGTCATCGGAACCGCCAACGCTACCGGCAGCGGCCGGCAGGAGCCCGACGGCAAATTCCGCTGCGGCGGTGGTCATGAGGCCTGGAACGGTGACATCGTCGTCGAAGACGGGATGCCTCGGGTCCGTCCTTCGGTGAGGAACCTGCTTTGGGCGATGGAGAACTTCTGTGATCTCGTGCCTGCCTTTCGCCAGGCGCGCATAGAGCGGTTCTGGGCTGGCCTGATCGATCAGACGCCGGACGCGCTGCCGGTTCTGGACGAGCCCGGCGGCACCCCCAATCTCGTCATCGCATTCGGGTTCTCAGGCCATGGCTTCTGTCTCGGCCCGGTCACCGGGCGGATACTGGCAGCGCTCGCCAGCGGCGAAGAACCCGGATACGACCTTTCGCCTTTCCGCCTCTCGCGCTTCAATTCCTGGGCCGGCGAAGCGGCGCCATTGAGCCTGCACGGCTGA
- a CDS encoding helix-turn-helix domain-containing protein, protein MAQISANAARAADILLLLGEAGTAGLGLKALSERVGEPRSTVHRSLAALSTRGFVEPGARHGSYRLGPAIHGLALRRTTLDEKLELVRPALYAIVADTGYATFLMVEAGLDALCLELVSNAPIRSLTGGAGGRVPLGIAAGSLAILADMPSESRRAVIRDNSARYAAYPALRPMSAEIVSRMVEDTRANGYSCDFGCFFPNEGGIGMAIPAAGPRRSGLSVAVSVYGEISGIDALAKVAARVSTIFADLGIRA, encoded by the coding sequence ATGGCACAGATTTCGGCAAACGCGGCCCGTGCCGCCGACATCCTGCTCCTGCTTGGCGAAGCCGGGACGGCCGGTCTCGGCCTGAAGGCACTTAGCGAACGGGTAGGCGAGCCGCGCTCCACGGTGCATCGCTCGCTGGCTGCTCTTTCGACACGAGGCTTCGTCGAGCCCGGCGCTCGGCACGGCAGCTACCGGCTTGGACCGGCCATCCACGGCCTGGCGCTGCGTCGCACGACGCTTGACGAAAAGCTGGAGCTGGTGAGGCCGGCACTCTATGCGATCGTCGCTGACACCGGCTACGCGACTTTCCTCATGGTCGAAGCGGGGCTGGACGCTCTTTGCCTGGAATTGGTGTCGAACGCGCCGATCCGCTCGTTGACCGGCGGCGCGGGGGGCCGTGTCCCGCTCGGCATCGCCGCCGGCAGTCTTGCAATTCTTGCCGACATGCCTTCCGAGAGCCGCCGTGCGGTCATTCGCGACAATTCCGCACGCTATGCGGCCTATCCAGCCCTGCGCCCGATGTCGGCGGAAATCGTAAGCAGAATGGTGGAGGACACCCGGGCGAACGGCTACTCATGCGATTTCGGCTGCTTTTTCCCGAACGAAGGCGGGATCGGCATGGCCATCCCGGCCGCTGGCCCGCGCCGCTCGGGACTTTCGGTGGCAGTCTCGGTGTATGGCGAGATCTCGGGAATCGACGCGCTGGCAAAGGTAGCAGCCCGGGTTTCAACAATTTTCGCCGACCTCGGAATTCGCGCCTAA
- a CDS encoding class I SAM-dependent methyltransferase produces the protein MSLVNGPLALVASRLRLDGLRILDIGCGKGGFAKELATAGSHVIGIDPEASAISAAALATSGATFQVASAEALPFQDGSFDAVTMINSLHHVPAALMSAALREAARVLSIEGLLFIIEPLTTGNFFEALKPVEDETEVRLAAQAAVAEEVEFGHLRLLQSLTYNRTETFSDATQLFDRMIAVDPNRAGTVKRLGDTLVDHVVSVGRRTSDGRMAYDQPIKADVLAKPST, from the coding sequence ATGAGTTTAGTCAACGGACCATTGGCTCTCGTCGCGTCGCGGCTTCGTCTGGACGGACTGCGCATCCTCGACATCGGCTGCGGTAAGGGCGGGTTTGCGAAGGAGCTTGCCACCGCCGGTTCACACGTGATCGGCATCGATCCGGAGGCGTCGGCGATAAGTGCCGCCGCTTTGGCAACCAGCGGGGCAACGTTTCAAGTCGCTTCCGCCGAAGCTCTTCCTTTCCAGGACGGCTCTTTCGACGCAGTCACGATGATCAATTCGCTCCACCATGTCCCCGCGGCTCTCATGTCAGCTGCGCTCCGGGAGGCCGCTCGTGTGCTCTCCATCGAAGGATTGCTGTTCATCATAGAGCCACTGACGACGGGGAATTTCTTCGAAGCGCTGAAACCGGTGGAGGACGAGACGGAGGTACGACTTGCTGCTCAAGCAGCCGTGGCGGAGGAGGTCGAGTTCGGTCACCTCAGGCTATTGCAATCCCTCACTTACAATCGAACGGAGACCTTCTCAGATGCAACACAGCTCTTCGATCGCATGATTGCCGTCGATCCTAACCGTGCCGGAACGGTCAAGAGACTTGGCGATACGCTGGTCGATCACGTGGTTAGTGTCGGGCGACGAACTTCTGATGGCAGGATGGCGTACGACCAGCCTATCAAAGCCGATGTTCTCGCAAAGCCGTCGACGTGA
- a CDS encoding asparaginase: MTHICLITTGGTIASKQLEGAGRVDAAIAGARLLEDSRFEALPGEIKVDEFINIVSCAMTLPLAFSLARRINERLSDDECRGVVVTHGTDTMEESAYLADLLLASDKPVVFTGAQRRADDANPDGPQNLHEAIDLVASTVTQGLGVVVYFDQRFHAARDVTKAHTSRLDALVSLNAGPLGDFDRGAYTLSRRPPARRRYQVELIETRVDLLRMVQGADDRLIRFCAASGAKAIVLEGFGRGNATPSVAQAVREISATGIPILIASRCHQGRVAAIYGNGGGKDLEEAGCLFGGDLAGPKLRLLASVLLGAGMTRQMMAKEVALA, translated from the coding sequence GTGACGCATATATGCCTCATCACTACGGGCGGCACGATCGCTTCCAAGCAACTGGAGGGGGCGGGACGGGTCGATGCCGCGATCGCCGGCGCTCGATTGCTGGAGGACTCGCGCTTCGAAGCATTGCCCGGTGAGATTAAGGTCGACGAATTCATAAATATTGTCAGCTGCGCGATGACGCTTCCGCTGGCTTTCTCTCTGGCCCGGCGCATCAATGAACGGCTTTCCGATGATGAATGCCGCGGGGTTGTGGTAACCCACGGCACCGACACGATGGAGGAGAGCGCCTATCTCGCCGACCTTTTGCTGGCCAGCGACAAACCTGTGGTGTTTACCGGAGCGCAAAGACGCGCCGACGATGCAAATCCCGACGGACCCCAGAATCTGCATGAAGCCATCGACCTTGTGGCTTCGACGGTGACCCAGGGGCTCGGCGTGGTGGTCTATTTCGATCAAAGATTCCATGCGGCCAGAGATGTTACGAAGGCCCACACGTCTCGCCTCGATGCCTTGGTATCGCTAAACGCAGGTCCGCTCGGTGACTTTGATCGCGGTGCCTACACGCTTTCGCGTAGGCCACCGGCCCGTCGCAGATACCAAGTCGAGTTGATCGAAACACGGGTCGATCTTCTCCGGATGGTGCAGGGCGCTGATGACAGGCTCATTCGGTTCTGTGCGGCGAGCGGCGCCAAGGCGATCGTGCTGGAGGGGTTCGGCCGTGGCAATGCCACGCCGAGTGTAGCGCAAGCCGTCCGCGAAATCAGCGCGACCGGGATACCAATTCTCATTGCCTCGCGGTGTCACCAGGGCCGCGTTGCTGCGATCTACGGCAATGGTGGCGGCAAAGACCTCGAGGAGGCCGGATGCCTGTTCGGGGGCGACCTAGCAGGTCCGAAACTCCGCTTGTTGGCGAGCGTCTTGTTAGGCGCGGGAATGACACGACAAATGATGGCGAAGGAAGTCGCTCTGGCGTGA
- a CDS encoding autotransporter, with the protein MRNAPGLGLRSRLVLGTALATSAFVGGYRGYLRRAFADCAGAGGTYTCSGVTTQTQTLPVSPPPGVLTVTTDPGFSIDTTGTGGNAFTLTGNGGLAFTDYNLSTITGYLNGISADNSGSGALSITVTGTVTGTNLTAPYTDGIGIIARNFGTDLTINAVDVSGVGDGITARNYGSGALSINATGAVTSAGYTGIYALNEAGTGLTVKAVDVSGEVGITARNYGTDALSITTTGTVTGTDTTGIYARNSGTDLTINAADVTGAVVGITARQYGSGALSITTTGTVTGTAGVGIFATDEAGTDLNINAAAVTGADYGIYAVQHGTGALSITATGTVTGTNIAGIYAKNYGTDLTINAADVNGSAGIVARQSASGALSITATGTVTGNGGAGIVANNESEAASSATTVNVASGATVNGTTAGVALVSDSGRTASVVNAGSIQGATGIIASTAGPVTITNTGSITGTGGTAIDLTGTSGANTVNQQGGVISGNVSGGGGGDAISVSGGTITGNVTGGGGADRVTVSRGTIAGGIDAESVTLTGGTIGGDITGLGPDTLIINGSAVPLVLRNGIVFSGTNANAFITNEDLAQGGAFTQVFTGFASVTSDNSTLGFGTGAIGIGTLTLVNGSMLYINGNVNMPGGTANVTGSTIQMIDGATDDVFTLGGIALNGATLGFDVNQQTLQADQIVAGTFSALGTNTILVNILGAPQFSQPTQIQIIQTGSPITGNFVIVGVPGTQSALFNYQLIFGPGGGLFVVATPDNVGVALAAQNAVDVGATNVMIDALYGINNDAIMHDLGLANGAAVASLSDTLDVFASGQFAHTEHDGFDVNFGGINGVGPSFGLDEFSAAISLDFNAAKAFDFDKQYGLNLGIFGGYASADVDIGGFQTFTSSGEAKNRSGMFGAYGLFRQNLTYALVSAIAFLGQTDITNDILGTTGDYDTEGYGVTASAGHIFVLDDKLRFDLRGGILGVTFTGGDYTDSGGNQFGESRISFGALKLEPGIYADYPLENGMTLSPYARIELQQRFGYSNKASIDGGEVNFDDADFSAAAYGGFNLKMSERSTLSSEIRGKWSADSTTIAGKLGLKVAF; encoded by the coding sequence GTGAGGAACGCGCCGGGCCTCGGCCTGCGTAGCCGCCTGGTGCTTGGCACCGCGCTCGCGACGAGCGCGTTCGTCGGCGGCTATCGCGGCTATCTGCGCCGCGCCTTCGCGGACTGCGCCGGCGCCGGCGGCACCTACACCTGCAGCGGCGTGACGACGCAGACGCAGACACTGCCGGTCTCGCCGCCCCCCGGTGTGCTCACCGTGACGACAGACCCTGGCTTCAGCATCGACACGACCGGTACCGGCGGCAACGCCTTCACTCTGACCGGCAATGGTGGACTGGCGTTCACTGACTACAACCTGTCCACCATCACCGGCTACCTCAATGGCATCAGCGCCGATAACTCCGGTAGCGGCGCACTGTCGATCACCGTCACCGGCACAGTGACGGGGACGAATCTGACGGCTCCCTACACCGACGGCATCGGCATCATCGCCCGTAACTTTGGCACCGACCTGACGATCAACGCGGTGGATGTCAGCGGTGTGGGAGACGGCATTACCGCCCGCAACTATGGTAGCGGCGCGCTATCGATCAACGCCACCGGCGCCGTGACAAGCGCGGGCTATACCGGCATTTACGCTCTCAACGAAGCTGGCACCGGTCTGACGGTCAAGGCTGTGGATGTGAGCGGTGAGGTCGGCATCACTGCCCGCAACTATGGGACCGATGCACTGTCGATCACCACCACCGGGACAGTGACGGGGACGGACACTACCGGCATCTATGCCAGGAATAGCGGAACCGACCTGACGATCAACGCCGCGGACGTCACCGGTGCAGTTGTCGGCATCACCGCCCGTCAATACGGCAGCGGCGCGCTTTCGATAACGACGACCGGCACGGTAACGGGAACCGCCGGAGTCGGCATCTTCGCCACCGACGAGGCCGGCACCGATCTGAACATCAACGCGGCTGCCGTGACCGGTGCGGACTACGGCATCTACGCCGTGCAGCATGGCACCGGCGCGCTGTCGATCACTGCTACTGGAACTGTGACCGGGACGAATATCGCCGGCATCTACGCAAAAAACTATGGCACCGATCTAACAATTAACGCGGCCGATGTGAACGGGTCCGCCGGCATCGTCGCGCGTCAAAGCGCCAGCGGGGCATTGTCGATCACCGCTACCGGCACAGTGACGGGCAATGGCGGCGCCGGAATTGTCGCTAACAACGAATCGGAAGCCGCCAGTTCGGCCACCACAGTGAACGTGGCAAGCGGCGCGACGGTGAACGGGACCACTGCCGGCGTCGCACTCGTCTCCGACAGCGGCCGTACAGCGAGCGTGGTGAATGCTGGTTCGATCCAGGGTGCGACGGGTATCATCGCGAGCACGGCTGGCCCGGTCACGATAACGAATACAGGCTCCATTACCGGCACTGGCGGCACCGCAATTGATCTTACCGGCACGAGCGGCGCCAACACCGTGAATCAGCAAGGGGGCGTCATCAGCGGCAATGTGAGCGGGGGTGGTGGCGGCGATGCCATCAGCGTCAGTGGCGGCACCATCACCGGCAATGTCACCGGCGGCGGGGGTGCCGATAGGGTCACCGTATCGCGCGGCACAATCGCGGGAGGCATCGACGCTGAATCGGTGACCCTGACAGGCGGCACGATCGGCGGCGACATCACAGGCCTTGGTCCCGATACGTTGATCATCAACGGCTCGGCCGTGCCGCTGGTGCTGCGCAACGGCATCGTCTTCAGCGGCACGAATGCCAACGCCTTCATCACCAACGAGGATCTGGCGCAAGGCGGAGCGTTCACCCAAGTCTTCACTGGCTTCGCCAGTGTCACGTCTGACAACTCGACGCTCGGCTTCGGCACCGGCGCGATCGGGATCGGAACGCTGACGCTGGTAAACGGCTCGATGCTCTACATCAACGGCAACGTCAACATGCCGGGCGGCACGGCCAATGTGACCGGCTCCACGATCCAGATGATCGATGGCGCCACCGATGACGTCTTCACGCTCGGCGGGATCGCGCTCAATGGCGCCACTCTCGGCTTCGACGTGAACCAGCAGACCTTGCAGGCGGACCAGATCGTCGCTGGAACCTTCTCGGCGCTGGGCACCAACACGATCCTGGTCAATATTCTGGGCGCCCCGCAATTCTCACAGCCGACGCAAATCCAGATCATCCAGACAGGCAGCCCCATCACCGGGAATTTCGTGATTGTGGGCGTGCCCGGCACACAGAGCGCGCTCTTCAACTATCAACTGATCTTCGGACCAGGCGGCGGACTGTTCGTCGTGGCGACACCCGACAATGTCGGGGTTGCCCTTGCAGCGCAGAACGCCGTCGATGTCGGGGCCACGAACGTCATGATCGACGCGCTCTACGGCATCAACAACGATGCGATCATGCATGATCTCGGACTTGCGAATGGCGCTGCAGTCGCGAGCCTCTCGGATACGCTGGACGTCTTTGCATCCGGCCAGTTCGCGCATACCGAGCATGACGGGTTCGATGTCAATTTCGGTGGCATCAACGGCGTCGGCCCAAGCTTCGGCCTCGACGAGTTCTCGGCCGCGATCAGCCTCGATTTCAACGCGGCCAAGGCATTCGACTTCGACAAGCAGTATGGGCTGAATCTCGGCATATTCGGCGGCTATGCGTCGGCCGACGTCGATATCGGCGGGTTCCAGACCTTCACCTCCAGCGGCGAGGCTAAGAACCGTAGCGGCATGTTCGGCGCTTATGGGCTGTTCCGCCAGAACCTCACCTATGCGCTGGTCTCGGCGATCGCCTTCCTCGGCCAGACCGACATCACCAACGACATCCTCGGCACCACCGGAGACTACGACACCGAAGGCTACGGCGTGACGGCCTCGGCCGGCCACATCTTCGTGCTGGACGACAAACTTCGCTTCGACCTGCGCGGCGGCATTCTTGGCGTGACCTTCACGGGCGGCGATTACACCGACAGCGGCGGCAACCAGTTCGGCGAAAGCCGCATCTCGTTCGGCGCGCTGAAGCTGGAGCCGGGCATCTATGCCGACTACCCGCTGGAAAACGGCATGACGCTCAGCCCTTATGCCCGTATCGAACTGCAGCAGCGCTTCGGCTATTCCAACAAGGCAAGCATCGACGGCGGCGAGGTGAATTTCGACGATGCGGATTTCTCCGCCGCGGCCTATGGCGGCTTCAACCTGAAAATGTCCGAGCGCTCGACACTCTCCAGCGAAATCCGTGGCAAGTGGTCGGCCGACAGCACCACGATTGCCGGAAAGCTTGGGCTCAAAGTGGCTTTCTGA
- a CDS encoding TIGR03032 family protein, whose amino-acid sequence MVALGSGEAAGEPEPAGGGPVEGAPAPSYSMSAGLVARLRALDVALAATSYQSSLIYLIGRNPKTAGLNVDQTPIVRPMGLAQTSDGGLMLAAGFHLVRFVNTLEPHQRANGIFDACYVPRTVHITGELDAHDIGVDVAGRPVFVNTRFNCLATLSSHHSFEEVWRPPFISALVDEDRCHLNGLAMHDGGPAYATSISRSNTIDGWRDRRADGGVVIDVRTGMVVCEGLSMPHSPRLHRGALWLLNSGTGELGFVELPNNGGMGCFQPVAFCPGFLRGLAFCGRYAFVGLSKPRYKRFEGLALDARLAAADSEPWCGIQVIDLEKGNCVDWFRIDGQVAELYDLAVMPGVACPMAVSPGSPEAAVVVSHVPSGERSHLPPNDSVAEAVVLGSATE is encoded by the coding sequence ATGGTTGCGCTCGGCAGTGGCGAAGCCGCAGGCGAGCCGGAGCCGGCCGGAGGTGGACCGGTGGAGGGCGCGCCAGCTCCCAGCTATTCGATGTCGGCCGGGCTGGTGGCACGGCTGAGGGCGTTAGATGTTGCCCTCGCAGCTACCTCTTACCAGTCAAGTTTGATCTACCTTATCGGCCGCAATCCGAAGACGGCTGGGCTCAACGTCGACCAAACGCCGATCGTGCGGCCGATGGGACTGGCCCAAACATCCGACGGGGGCTTGATGCTCGCGGCGGGTTTTCATCTGGTGCGCTTTGTCAACACGCTGGAACCACACCAGCGCGCCAACGGGATCTTCGATGCCTGCTACGTGCCGCGCACCGTGCACATCACTGGCGAACTCGACGCCCATGATATCGGGGTCGACGTGGCCGGCCGGCCTGTTTTCGTCAACACCCGCTTCAACTGCCTTGCCACACTGTCGAGCCACCACAGCTTCGAGGAAGTGTGGCGACCGCCCTTCATCTCGGCGCTGGTGGATGAGGACCGCTGCCATCTGAACGGGCTGGCGATGCATGACGGCGGGCCGGCCTACGCGACGTCCATCAGCCGATCCAACACTATCGACGGGTGGCGCGATCGGCGCGCCGACGGGGGCGTCGTGATCGATGTCAGGACCGGCATGGTCGTGTGTGAAGGCCTCTCCATGCCACATTCGCCGCGTCTTCACCGCGGCGCGCTGTGGCTGCTCAATTCCGGCACGGGCGAGCTCGGCTTCGTGGAACTGCCGAACAACGGAGGTATGGGCTGCTTCCAGCCGGTGGCGTTCTGCCCGGGGTTCCTGCGCGGCCTGGCATTTTGCGGCCGCTATGCCTTCGTCGGGCTTTCCAAGCCGCGCTACAAGCGTTTCGAGGGGCTGGCGCTGGATGCCCGCCTGGCGGCCGCCGATTCGGAGCCGTGGTGCGGCATACAAGTCATCGACCTAGAAAAGGGAAACTGCGTCGACTGGTTCCGCATCGACGGTCAGGTGGCTGAACTCTACGACCTCGCCGTGATGCCCGGCGTCGCCTGCCCGATGGCGGTGAGCCCAGGTTCCCCCGAGGCCGCGGTCGTCGTCAGCCATGTGCCAAGCGGCGAGCGATCGCATTTGCCACCGAACGATTCAGTTGCTGAGGCTGTCGTGCTTGGCTCGGCGACCGAATGA
- a CDS encoding helix-turn-helix transcriptional regulator has product MKAKRSNRFQAAPTIGRQPHPADLHVGRQIAMVRVQSDVSQGQLARSIGISFQQLQKYENARNRVSASMIYEIGRSLGVPVSRFFEGLPQNDEIGRQASHLPVDERIEFIASAEGRHLIERLIQLPPRVRARVSALIAAIGEELTLPRYDEGQEDGRRTGAG; this is encoded by the coding sequence TTGAAAGCGAAACGCTCAAACCGTTTCCAGGCAGCGCCAACGATCGGGCGTCAGCCTCACCCCGCCGATCTTCACGTCGGCAGGCAGATAGCGATGGTTCGCGTGCAGTCGGACGTATCGCAAGGTCAGCTTGCTCGATCGATAGGCATCAGCTTTCAACAGCTCCAAAAATACGAGAATGCAAGGAATCGCGTGAGTGCGTCCATGATCTACGAGATTGGCAGGTCGCTGGGCGTCCCCGTCAGCCGCTTCTTCGAAGGCCTTCCGCAGAATGACGAGATCGGCCGTCAGGCTTCACATCTGCCGGTCGATGAGCGCATTGAATTCATTGCCAGCGCAGAAGGTCGCCACCTGATCGAGCGACTTATTCAGCTACCTCCGCGGGTGCGAGCCCGTGTTTCTGCACTGATCGCCGCAATCGGAGAAGAATTGACCCTCCCTCGATACGATGAAGGACAAGAAGACGGCCGGCGAACTGGCGCCGGTTGA
- a CDS encoding CapA family protein — translation MKDSFCAVVTGQSLITHDIRHVQAPLFAEVERFLQQGDVIFTNFESTILGQYGGWPTKGKYFGYSKPEVLDALQDIGFNALALANNHAFDLGPCGIQSTLDEVEVRGFLHAGIGIDETDAAKLGRRHLGYRHVSLLAVDAGPGPANMYAENHNTVRPARPGVNRLKTVRRIGVPDGHFRRLARLGGHLQSSDLELTNYAQPEDPPDVASANEINFYGTVFTQAADFGRMIEIDPKSAETHLSAIRRAASQGDFVIAYLHHHHWEPDWQAVPRWVQTFARMCVDAGADLLVSHGAPVLQALEIYNGSPIFYGLGNFLFHVHPGENEWDPPEVWQSIVAACRYDASGNLERIDLLPVVLGEEDRLSKSTTHRLVPVPAAGHVARDILEGFASRSRAFRTGIAISGFSGSVIVPPARKFG, via the coding sequence ATGAAAGACTCTTTTTGCGCGGTCGTAACCGGCCAGTCATTGATCACGCACGACATCCGTCATGTTCAAGCCCCGCTCTTCGCTGAGGTTGAACGCTTTCTGCAGCAAGGTGACGTTATCTTCACCAATTTCGAATCGACGATCCTCGGCCAATATGGCGGTTGGCCGACCAAGGGCAAATACTTTGGCTACTCCAAGCCCGAGGTGCTGGACGCCTTGCAAGACATCGGCTTCAACGCGCTTGCCTTGGCAAACAACCACGCGTTCGATCTCGGCCCTTGTGGCATCCAGTCTACACTAGACGAAGTAGAGGTGCGCGGCTTCTTGCATGCCGGGATCGGGATCGACGAGACCGATGCCGCGAAACTCGGTCGGCGCCATCTGGGCTATCGTCATGTCTCTCTGCTTGCGGTCGATGCCGGTCCTGGCCCGGCCAATATGTATGCCGAAAACCACAATACTGTCCGTCCGGCTCGCCCTGGCGTCAACCGGCTCAAGACCGTTCGGAGGATCGGAGTGCCGGACGGCCATTTCAGGAGACTTGCAAGACTTGGCGGCCACCTACAAAGCTCGGACCTTGAACTGACCAATTATGCGCAACCGGAGGATCCGCCGGACGTGGCGAGCGCAAATGAGATCAATTTCTACGGCACGGTTTTCACCCAGGCAGCTGATTTCGGTCGTATGATCGAGATCGATCCGAAAAGCGCGGAAACGCATTTGTCCGCCATCCGGCGGGCAGCCTCGCAAGGCGACTTCGTCATCGCTTATCTGCATCACCACCATTGGGAGCCGGATTGGCAGGCCGTGCCGCGTTGGGTGCAGACCTTTGCCCGGATGTGCGTCGACGCCGGCGCAGATCTCCTCGTCAGCCACGGCGCCCCCGTGCTTCAGGCACTAGAAATCTACAACGGCTCGCCAATCTTTTATGGGCTCGGGAATTTTCTCTTCCACGTGCATCCAGGCGAGAACGAATGGGATCCGCCAGAAGTCTGGCAAAGCATTGTCGCTGCATGCCGCTACGATGCGAGCGGAAACCTCGAACGAATAGACCTTTTGCCCGTCGTCCTCGGCGAGGAAGATCGCTTGTCCAAATCTACCACGCACAGATTGGTTCCCGTCCCAGCCGCCGGACACGTGGCACGGGATATTCTCGAGGGGTTCGCAAGCCGCTCGCGGGCCTTCCGAACCGGGATCGCAATTTCCGGATTCTCCGGCAGCGTCATTGTGCCGCCTGCGCGCAAATTCGGCTGA
- a CDS encoding transporter substrate-binding domain-containing protein — protein MRIRLAIAVSIACLIAAFPAQAETKKTISIATEGASPPWDGTDANGNLYGFDVDVGLELCNRMKIKCSFVAQDWDGIIPALLVGKYDVIMSGMAITDKRKQQIAFSSPYASGFNQFVVRKELGLDAGDTKEKVNLSTVGDKEKASIERIRSTLSGRAIGVLRSSNSEAVVKQLLGDVVTIRSYDSLDNLKLDLAAGRIDGGLADYFTWRDFLETPDGSGAVFFGPELKGGLWGPGVGAGMRKDDAELLNKFNAAIDTATKDGTIKALSLKWFKADIAPAL, from the coding sequence ATGCGCATTCGCTTAGCTATTGCCGTTTCTATCGCCTGCTTGATTGCAGCATTCCCGGCCCAGGCCGAAACCAAGAAAACAATATCGATCGCCACCGAAGGTGCGTCGCCGCCATGGGATGGAACCGATGCGAACGGAAATCTCTATGGTTTCGATGTCGATGTCGGTCTCGAGCTGTGCAATCGCATGAAGATCAAATGCAGTTTTGTGGCGCAAGATTGGGACGGGATCATTCCAGCACTGCTCGTCGGCAAGTACGACGTTATCATGTCCGGCATGGCGATCACGGACAAGCGAAAGCAGCAGATCGCGTTCTCCAGCCCCTATGCCAGCGGCTTCAACCAATTTGTCGTGCGCAAGGAGCTTGGGCTCGACGCCGGCGACACCAAGGAAAAAGTCAACCTGTCGACCGTCGGGGACAAGGAGAAGGCAAGCATCGAGCGCATCAGATCGACCCTCAGCGGGAGAGCTATCGGTGTCCTTCGTTCATCGAATTCGGAGGCAGTCGTGAAGCAACTCCTCGGCGATGTCGTGACCATTCGCAGTTATGACAGCCTGGACAATCTGAAGCTCGATCTTGCTGCGGGACGCATCGATGGCGGCCTTGCCGACTATTTCACGTGGCGCGACTTCCTCGAAACCCCTGACGGCTCTGGTGCCGTCTTTTTCGGTCCGGAACTGAAGGGCGGTCTTTGGGGACCGGGCGTGGGCGCCGGGATGCGCAAGGACGATGCCGAGTTGCTCAACAAGTTCAACGCGGCGATCGACACGGCAACCAAGGACGGAACGATCAAAGCGCTGAGCCTGAAGTGGTTTAAGGCGGATATCGCTCCAGCTTTATAG